The following are from one region of the Centroberyx gerrardi isolate f3 chromosome 16, fCenGer3.hap1.cur.20231027, whole genome shotgun sequence genome:
- the slitrk2 gene encoding SLIT and NTRK-like protein 2 — protein sequence MLSGVLLLSVLTVTSLSPSETESRKTSASKDICKTRCACEERENILNINCENKGFTTVSQFQAPPNKISQLFLNGNFLSRLNANEFVNYGNVTSLHLGNNGLQEIRTGAFNGLRFLKRLHLNNNNLEVIKEDTFAGLESLEYLQADYNYISAIEPGAFSKLNKLKVLILNDNLLLSLPTNVFRFVLLTHLDLRGNRLKMLPFAGVLEHIGGIMEIQLEENPWNCTCDLIPLKSWLDTISVFVGDIVCETPFRLHGKDITQLIKQDLCPRRNAGERANHPPSDSHFQGALPPTYHPGMITPTRAPKASRPPKMRHRPTPRITSKDKHVFGPIMVYQTRSPVPMLCPSVCVCTSQNPDSGLNINCQERKLHNITELNPKPSYPKKLHLTGNYLQVIYRTDLTEYSSLELLHLGNNRIAIIQEGAFENLTNLRRLYLNGNYIESLSQSLFAGLQSLQYLYLEYNIIKDILPQTFNSLHNLQLLFLNNNLLRSLPDNVFGGTMLTRLNLRNNHFSHLPVRGVLDQLSAFIQIDLQENPWDCTCDIVALKNWMELSSTSVVVNEITCDSPSKHAGRLLRSLRNEAICPEPSELAPPQHSPPTKAPTFLSPGTDPTTPSSSSSYSPASPTESRIHPPELHPEVPLSVLILGLLVVFILSVCFGAGLFVFVLKRRKGVDHVPTGANNLDLNSFQVQYGSYTAEPTPDKTSESHVYNYIPPPVGSMCQNPIYMQKDGEQVAYYRNLKELSFGPLDAKKDDVLTRSPGAYTISTVDFMDKSPTSCVMNTPEPPEMLYQNLGERSNKELPTAAGAPSFNYNFCTLPKRPCIVPPYEAASIRRHAAHQDRLNKAVLYGTPRKYYGAEQLSKTSEHPLLLPGKLKTEPDYLEVLEKQTAMSQL from the coding sequence ATGCTGAGCGGCGTCCTCTTGCTGAGCGTCCTCACGGTCACCAGCCTGTCGCCGTCCGAAACGGAGAGCCGCAAAACTTCAGCCTCCAAAGACATCTGCAAAACCCGCTGCGCCTGCGAGGAGCGGGAGAACATCCTCAACATCAACTGTGAGAATAAAGGATTTACCACTGTCAGTCAGTTCCAAGCGCCCCCAAACAAAATCTCCCAGCTTTTCCTCAACGGCAACTTCCTCTCGCGGCTCAACGCCAACGAGTTCGTCAATTACGGCAATGTCACCTCGCTGCATTTGGGGAATAATGGCTTGCAGGAGATCCGAACCGGCGCCTTTAACGGGCTCCGGTTCCTGAAGCGGCTCCACTTGAACAACAACAATCTGGAAGTGATTAAAGAGGACACCTTTGCAGGACTGGAGAGTTTGGAGTATTTACAGGCGGACTATAATTATATCAGTGCCATCGAGCCGGGCGCCTTCAGCAAGCTGAATAAGCTCAAAGTGTTAATCCTCAATGACAACCTGCTGTTGTCGTTGCCCACCAATGTTTTCCGCTTTGTGCTCCTCACCCACTTGGATTTACGAGGCAACCGGCTCAAGATGTTGCCCTTCGCCGGGGTTCTGGAGCACATAGGCGGCATCATGGAGATCCAGCTGGAGGAGAACCCGTGGAATTGCACCTGCGATCTGATCCCCCTCAAATCCTGGCTGGACACTATTTCCGTGTTCGTGGGGGACATAGTGTGTGAGACGCCGTTCCGGCTGCACGGTAAGGATATTACCCAGCTCATAAAGCAGGATCTGTGCCCGCGTAGGAATGCCGGCGAGCGCGCCAACCACCCCCCCTCCGACTCCCACTTCCAAGGGGCCCTACCTCCGACCTATCACCCCGGCATGATCACCCCCACCCGTGCCCCAAAGGCTTCCCGCCCCCCCAAAATGCGCCACAGGCCCACCCCTCGCATCACGTCAAAGGACAAACACGTCTTTGGGCCCATTATGGTTTACCAGACGCGCTCCCCGGTGCCCATGCTGTGCCccagcgtgtgcgtgtgcacgtcACAAAACCCCGACAGTGGATTGAACATCAATTGCCAGGAGCGGAAGTTGCATAACATCACCGAGCTGAACCCTAAGCCCTCCTACCCAAAGAAACTCCACCTGACCGGTAACTACTTACAAGTGATTTACCGAACTGATCTGACTGAGTATAGTTcgctggagctgctccacttaGGAAATAATAGGATAGCAATTATCCAGGAAGGGGCTTTTGAGAATCTAACCAACCTTAGAAGGCTGTATCTGAATGGGAATTACATAGAGTCGCTTTCACAGTCACTTTTCGCCGGCCTGCAGTCGCTCCAGTATCTGTATTTGGAATACAACATCATCAAGGACATTCTACCACAGACGTTTAACTCTTTGCACAACCTACAACTGCTTTTTTTGAACAACAACCTGTTAAGATCCCTCCCCGACAACGTTTTCGGGGGAACCATGCTAACGAGACTCAACTTGCGGAATAATCACTTCTCCCACCTTCCGGTGCGAGGCGTCCTAGACCAGCTGTCCGCGTTCATCCAGATCGACTTGCAGGAGAACCCCTGGGACTGCACCTGCGACATTGTGGCGCTCAAGAACTGGATGGAGCTGTCCAGCACCAGCGTGGTGGTCAACGAGATCACCTGTGACTCGCCCTCCAAGCACGCGGGCCGCCTCCTGCGCTCGCTCCGCAACGAGGCCATCTGCCCCGAGCCCAGCGAGTTGGCCCCCCCACAACACAGTCCCCCCACCAAGGCCCCCACCTTCCTGAGCCCGGGCACCGACCCCaccaccccttcctcctcttcttcttacAGCCCGGCCAGCCCCACCGAATCCCGAATTCACCCCCCGGAGTTGCACCCCGAAGTCCCGCTTTCGGTCCTGATTCTCGGCCTCCTCGTCGTTTTCATCCTGTCGGTCTGCTTCGGTGCCGGCCTCTTCGTTTTTGTCCTGAAACGACGCAAAGGGGTGGACCACGTGCCCACGGGAGCCAACAACTTAGATCTGAACTCCTTCCAAGTGCAATATGGCTCCTACACCGCCGAACCGACCCCGGACAAAACGTCCGAGAGCCACGTTTATAACTACATCCCTCCGCCCGTGGGCTCCATGTGCCAAAACCCTATATACATGCAGAAAGACGGCGAGCAGGTGGCGTATTACCGGAACCTGAAGGAGCTCAGCTTCGGGCCCCTGGACGCGAAGAAGGACGACGTCCTGACCCGCAGCCCGGGGGCCTACACCATCAGCACGGTGGATTTTATGGATAAGTCGCCGACGTCGTGCGTCATGAACACCCCGGAGCCCCCCGAAATGCTGTATCAAAACTTAGGGGAGAGGTCCAACAAGGAGCTTCCCACGGCCGCGGGCGCCCCGTCGTTCAATTACAACTTTTGCACTTTACCCAAGAGACCTTGCATTGTGCCCCCCTACGAGGCTGCGTCCATCCGGCGGCACGCCGCTCACCAGGACAGGCTGAACAAGGCGGTGCTGTACGGGACCCCGAGGAAATACTACGGGGCCGAGCAGCTGTCCAAAACCAGCGAGCACCCCCTTCTGCTCCCCGGGAAGCTAAAAACAGAACCAGACTATCTGGAGGTTCTGGAGAAACAGACTGCGATGAGCCAACTGTAA